From the Limnochordia bacterium genome, one window contains:
- a CDS encoding SigB/SigF/SigG family RNA polymerase sigma factor, whose amino-acid sequence MRELFEIELPCTELLTENETRQLLEDSQAGDPVARERLVHHNLRLVMSIVQRFVHRGKNAEDLYQIGCVGLLKAIDGFDLERQVQFSTYAVPRIVGEIKHYLREDQPIRVSRSMRQLAMTARALQEKMTQESGASPTPAELAEVLEVSKEELVAALESIQAPMSLQEPIVEGEDSSILLEDRLSNEVEDEQWVDNIALREALGRLSPRMRQLVILRFIQDKTQTEAAGELELSQAQVSRLEKQVLYQLRDLLADSLDKDAG is encoded by the coding sequence ATGCGAGAACTATTCGAAATCGAGCTACCCTGCACTGAACTGTTAACCGAAAACGAAACCAGGCAACTTCTAGAGGATTCCCAAGCCGGTGATCCCGTCGCCCGGGAACGGTTAGTTCATCATAATTTGCGACTAGTGATGAGTATAGTGCAGCGATTTGTGCATCGGGGGAAGAATGCAGAGGATTTGTACCAAATTGGTTGTGTCGGCCTATTAAAGGCGATCGATGGATTTGATTTGGAAAGACAAGTACAGTTTTCCACCTATGCCGTGCCTAGAATTGTCGGGGAGATCAAACACTACTTAAGAGAAGACCAACCGATTAGGGTTAGTCGGAGTATGCGGCAGTTGGCTATGACCGCCCGGGCTCTTCAAGAAAAGATGACCCAGGAATCAGGGGCCAGCCCAACACCCGCTGAGCTGGCCGAAGTACTGGAAGTTAGTAAAGAGGAGTTGGTGGCTGCCCTGGAGTCCATTCAGGCTCCCATGTCTTTGCAAGAACCCATCGTGGAAGGTGAAGATAGTAGTATACTCCTGGAAGACCGGCTTAGCAACGAGGTAGAAGATGAACAATGGGTAGACAATATTGCGCTAAGGGAGGCTCTTGGTAGGCTTTCTCCACGGATGCGCCAACTAGTGATTCTGCGGTTTATTCAAGATAAGACCCAGACGGAGGCAGCAGGGGAGTTGGAGCTGTCCCAAGCCCAAGTGTCTCGGTTGGAGAAACAAGTTTTGTACCAACTACGAGACTTGCTTGCCGACTCCCTCGACAAGGATGCGGGGTGA